The proteins below are encoded in one region of Paramisgurnus dabryanus chromosome 2, PD_genome_1.1, whole genome shotgun sequence:
- the LOC141280927 gene encoding uncharacterized protein, which yields MFGFLQLLKSTKLRPKRVFIQTLNITSKATKRSSGVTESVFVMGFLFVAVLGPAGWILSSSSDTNRKRQ from the exons ATGTTTGGTTTTCTGCAGCTACTAAAAAGCACGAAACTTCGACCTAAACGTGTTTTTATCCAGACTTTAAACATCACCTCAAAAGCTACTAAACGGAGTAGTGGCGTTACG GAAAGTGTGTTTGTCATGGGCTTTCTCTTTGTTGCCGTCCTCGGTCCGGCCGGATGGATCCTGTCCAGTTCGtctgacacaaacagaaaacgcCAATGA
- the otub1b gene encoding ubiquitin thioesterase OTUB1b — MADEQQESSKGEMEGVNCLAYDEAIMAQQDRIQQEIATTNPLVSDRQDLSVLKGEYAAEDTIYQLKIKDLHKKYSHIRKTRPDGNCFYRAFGFAHLESLLEDSKELQRFKAVAAKSKLDLVNQGFTEFTIEDFHNTFMDLIDQCEKQQTLGELLRSFNDQSVSDYIVVYLRLLTSGYLQREHVFFQHFIEGGRSVKEFCQQEVEPMSKESDHIHIIALAQALNVPILVEYMDRGEGGTVNHHIFPEGSEPRIFLLYRPGHYDILYK, encoded by the exons ATGGCGGATGAGCAGCAGGAATCATCAAAGGGGGAGATGGAGG GAGTGAACTGCCTCGCATATGACGAGGCCATAATGGCACAACAGGACCGCATTCAGCAAGAG ATAGCGACCACTAACCCTTTAGTGTCGGACAGACAAGATCTCTCTGTGCTTAAAGGAGAATATGCTGCAGAGGACACCATCTACCAACTCAAAATAAAG GACCTTCACAAAAAATATTCGCACATTCGGAAGACGCGGCCGGATGGGAATTGTTTCTACAGAGCCTTTGGGTTTGCACATTTGGAGTCACTACTGGAAGACAGCAAAGAGCTGCAAAG GTTTAAAGCTGTAGCAGCTAAAAGCAAGCTGGACCTTGTGAACCAGGGTTTCACTGAGTTCACCATTGAAGACTTTCACAACACT TTTATGGACTTGATTGATCAGTGTGAAAAGCAGCAAACACTTGGAGAACTGTTGAGGTCCTTTAATGACCAGAGCGTATCAGACTACATAGTGGTTTACCTGAGGCTTCTCACCTCTGGATACCTGCAGCGAGAGCATGTGTTCTTTCAGCACTTCATAGAGGGAGGTCGATCTGTCAAAGAGTTTTGCCAGCAG GAGGTGGAGCCCATGTCAAAAGAAAGCGATCACATCCATATCATTGCCTTGGCACAGGCACTCAATGTGCCCATATTAGTGGAATACATGGACAGAGGAGAGGGTGGAACGGTAAACCATCATATCTTCCCTGAAGGAAGTGAACCACGCATCTTCCTGCTATACCGCCCTGGCCATTATGATATCCTGTACAAGTGA
- the cskmt gene encoding citrate synthase-lysine N-methyltransferase CSKMT, mitochondrial encodes MSLLAHASRIFKMFILNRFVVPLRTCQKLTKAHRWHHTSLTNELIQNMDKKATWDRFYTENGSKSKFKHFEWFFGFPAVQDFILPVIQTMSQSHSGPLHILDMGCGTSALGPCIYRNSPCAVKVTCVDISPVAVRLLEEHTDTKSSQPQNPLSALSFQEMDCTQLTGQFEARSLDLILDKGTTDALVRSNEGQVKAGQIIRQCLKVLRPSGSLLQFSDEDPDARLVWLEKEVRGTDMAADVGVQEVGELRGVTYFCYQIIMPPI; translated from the exons ATGTCATTGCTCGCACATGCAAGCaggatatttaaaatgtttattttaaaccgATTTGTTGTCCCGCTAAGGACTTGTCAGAAGCTTACGAAGGCACACCGATGGCACCATACAAGTTTGACAA ATGAGTTGATTCAAAACATGGACAAAAAAGCAACATGGGACAGATTCTACACAGAAAATGGAAGCAAAagcaaatttaaacattttgagtgGTTCTTTGGATTTCCCGCAGTCCAGGACTTCATTCTTCCTGTAATACAAACCATGTCACAATCCCACAGTGGCCCATTACACATTCTGGACATGGGATGTGGCACCTCCGCCCTAGGACCTTGTATTTACAGAAACTCCCCATGTGCTGTAAAGGTCACCTGTGTTGACATCTCCCCAGTGGCCGTACGACTTCTGGAGGAACACACCGATACCAAATCATCACAGCCACAGAACCCATTGTCTGCTCTTTCCTTTCAAGAGATGGACTGCACGCAGTTAACTGGACAGTTTGAGGCCAGAAGCTTGGATTTGATTTTGGACAAGGGAACAACAGATGCTTTGGTCAGATCTAATGAAGGGCAAGTTAAGGCTGGTCAGATAATAAGGCAATGTTTAAAGGTGCTGAGGCCATCGGGAAGTCTCTTACAGTTCTCAGATGAGGATCCTGATGCCAGGCTTGTATGGCTGGAGAAAGAGGTTAGAGGAACGGATATGGCAGCAGATGTGGGCGTTCAAGAAGTAGGGGAATTGAGAGGAGTAACTTATTTTTGCTATCAGATTATAATGCCACCCATTTGA
- the fam113 gene encoding PC-esterase domain-containing protein 1A isoform X1, whose protein sequence is MASTVLKRQANQLLHNKFVVVLGDSIQRSVYKDLVLILQRDAYLSSSQLRSKGEISFEKDTLIEGGRLGSMNNGTAYREVRQYRSDHHLVRFYFVTRIFSHYMESILADFERGIKPDLVIVNSCVWDVSRYGRNWDSEYRANLNKFFRQLKAVLPEESLIVWNMAMPLGKRIVGGFLVPEIQDMGPSLRFDVIEANFYGATLADDFGFDVLDMHFQFRFSLHLRTNDGIHWNAVAHRKITCLLLEHAAQAWGVELSSPVELKTDHAVPQSNFQQTSASRLVGNKEGSHSDQRRFKVPMQPVNHYNNGGIVYRHPPGPAFRQGQLMGQYNGLAPIFYRDDLPPPFTPGYHSFETNAFVGGGPNFNAAPYWPVNNFVIKQRNRRPYNPYPRQKPRHL, encoded by the exons ATGGCGAGCACTGTGCTTAAACGCCAAGCAAACCAACTTCTGCACAACAAATTTGTTGTGGTTTTGGGCGACTCGA TTCAGAGGTCGGTTTACAAGGACTTGGTTTTAATCTTGCAGAGAGacgcatatttaagctcttcaCAGCTGAGAAGCAAG GGTGAGATTTCTTTTGAAAAGGACACTTTAATTGAGGGTGGACGACTTGGGTCGATGAACAACGGGACGGCGTACCGAGAAGTGCGTCAATATCGTAGCGACCATCATTTGGTCCGGTTTTATTTTGTGACTCGGATCTTTTCGCACTACATGGAAAGCATCCTGGCGGACTTTGAGCGTGGCATAAAACCAGACTTGGTAATAGTCAATTCGTGTGTGTGGGATGTGTCCAG GTACGGCCGTAATTGGGATTCAGAATACAGGGCTAACTTGAACAAATTCTTCAGGCAGCTTAAGGCTGTTTTGCCAGAGGAAAGCCTCATTGTTTGGAACATGGCCATGCCCCTCGGCAAAAGGATAGTGGGAGGTTTCCTGGTCCCGGAG ATACAGGACATGGGTCCATCATTAAGATTTGATGTGATTGAGGCAAATTTCTACGGAGCCACGTTAGCTGATGACTTCGGATTTGATGTACTGGACATGCATTTCCAGTTTCGCTTCAGCCTGCATCTCCGTACCAACGACGGTATTCACTGGAACGCAGTTGCCCACCGGAAGATAACATGCTTGCTGCTTGAGCATGCTGCACAGGCATGGGGAGTGGAACTATCAAGCCCTG TTGAGCTCAAAACAGATCACGCTGTGCCTCAGAGTAATTTCCAGCAAACTTCTGCAAGCAGACTTGTAGGGAACAAAGAAG GTTCTCACAGTGACCAGAGACGCTTTAAAGTACCCATGCAGCCTGTGAACCACTACAACAATG GTGGCATTGTTTACCGTCATCCCCCCGGTCCAGCCTTCAGACAAGGACAACTAATGGGACAATATAATGGCTTGGCACCAATTTTCTACAGGGATGATTTACCTCCCCCCTTCACTCCAGGTTACCACAGCTTTGAAACAAATGCCTTTGTCGGAG gtgGTCCCAACTTCAATGCTGCCCCCTATTGGCCAGTGAATAACTTTGTCATAAAGCAACGAAACAGAAGACCATATAATCCGTATCCACGACAGAAGCCACGTCACCTCTAG
- the fam113 gene encoding PC-esterase domain-containing protein 1A isoform X2, whose translation MASTVLKRQANQLLHNKFVVVLGDSIQRSVYKDLVLILQRDAYLSSSQLRSKGEISFEKDTLIEGGRLGSMNNGTAYREVRQYRSDHHLVRFYFVTRIFSHYMESILADFERGIKPDLVIVNSCVWDVSRYGRNWDSEYRANLNKFFRQLKAVLPEESLIVWNMAMPLGKRIVGGFLVPEIQDMGPSLRFDVIEANFYGATLADDFGFDVLDMHFQFRFSLHLRTNDGIHWNAVAHRKITCLLLEHAAQAWGVELSSPVELKTDHAVPQSNFQQTSASRLVGNKEGSHSDQRRFKVPMQPVNHYNNGGIVYRHPPGPAFRQGQLMGQYNGLAPIFYRDDLPPPFTPGGPNFNAAPYWPVNNFVIKQRNRRPYNPYPRQKPRHL comes from the exons ATGGCGAGCACTGTGCTTAAACGCCAAGCAAACCAACTTCTGCACAACAAATTTGTTGTGGTTTTGGGCGACTCGA TTCAGAGGTCGGTTTACAAGGACTTGGTTTTAATCTTGCAGAGAGacgcatatttaagctcttcaCAGCTGAGAAGCAAG GGTGAGATTTCTTTTGAAAAGGACACTTTAATTGAGGGTGGACGACTTGGGTCGATGAACAACGGGACGGCGTACCGAGAAGTGCGTCAATATCGTAGCGACCATCATTTGGTCCGGTTTTATTTTGTGACTCGGATCTTTTCGCACTACATGGAAAGCATCCTGGCGGACTTTGAGCGTGGCATAAAACCAGACTTGGTAATAGTCAATTCGTGTGTGTGGGATGTGTCCAG GTACGGCCGTAATTGGGATTCAGAATACAGGGCTAACTTGAACAAATTCTTCAGGCAGCTTAAGGCTGTTTTGCCAGAGGAAAGCCTCATTGTTTGGAACATGGCCATGCCCCTCGGCAAAAGGATAGTGGGAGGTTTCCTGGTCCCGGAG ATACAGGACATGGGTCCATCATTAAGATTTGATGTGATTGAGGCAAATTTCTACGGAGCCACGTTAGCTGATGACTTCGGATTTGATGTACTGGACATGCATTTCCAGTTTCGCTTCAGCCTGCATCTCCGTACCAACGACGGTATTCACTGGAACGCAGTTGCCCACCGGAAGATAACATGCTTGCTGCTTGAGCATGCTGCACAGGCATGGGGAGTGGAACTATCAAGCCCTG TTGAGCTCAAAACAGATCACGCTGTGCCTCAGAGTAATTTCCAGCAAACTTCTGCAAGCAGACTTGTAGGGAACAAAGAAG GTTCTCACAGTGACCAGAGACGCTTTAAAGTACCCATGCAGCCTGTGAACCACTACAACAATG GTGGCATTGTTTACCGTCATCCCCCCGGTCCAGCCTTCAGACAAGGACAACTAATGGGACAATATAATGGCTTGGCACCAATTTTCTACAGGGATGATTTACCTCCCCCCTTCACTCCAG gtgGTCCCAACTTCAATGCTGCCCCCTATTGGCCAGTGAATAACTTTGTCATAAAGCAACGAAACAGAAGACCATATAATCCGTATCCACGACAGAAGCCACGTCACCTCTAG